In Candidatus Nitronauta litoralis, one DNA window encodes the following:
- a CDS encoding TetR/AcrR family transcriptional regulator: MDVEHEKSVDTRSQIQDAALERFGRYGFGKTTMAEIARDCDMSAGNLYRYFENKTEIGAACAKRCMGESEDEVRKVLKEPGMTAAQRLEAFILNKLRYMHGHFADFPTLLELVLHITENRFDLVVAHWGKLQSMVAEILAEGNRSGEFEVEDILKTAEAFLLANYKFIAPRNMAGYELETLEQEAHEVLSLLIKALKKG, from the coding sequence ATGGACGTTGAACATGAAAAATCAGTCGATACACGCTCGCAGATCCAGGACGCGGCTCTGGAGCGGTTCGGCCGTTACGGATTCGGCAAGACCACCATGGCCGAGATCGCCCGCGACTGCGACATGTCCGCCGGCAACCTGTATCGCTACTTCGAGAACAAGACGGAGATAGGTGCAGCCTGTGCCAAGCGCTGTATGGGGGAATCCGAGGACGAAGTCCGCAAGGTCCTGAAAGAACCGGGCATGACTGCCGCCCAGCGCCTGGAGGCCTTCATCCTAAACAAGTTACGGTACATGCACGGCCACTTTGCGGACTTCCCGACCCTGCTTGAACTGGTCCTCCACATCACTGAAAACCGCTTTGATCTGGTAGTTGCCCACTGGGGAAAACTGCAGTCGATGGTGGCGGAAATCCTGGCTGAAGGCAATCGCTCCGGCGAATTTGAGGTCGAGGATATCCTGAAAACCGCCGAGGCTTTCCTGCTCGCCAACTATAAATTCATAGCCCCGCGGAACATGGCGGGTTATGAACTGGAAACCCTGGAGCAGGAAGCGCATGAGGTCCTGTCCCTGCTGATTAAGGCACTTAAAAAGGGCTGA
- a CDS encoding MMPL family transporter, with amino-acid sequence MNNNVQPTSKFASFVISWRWMVILLMLVLIGISASGGRFLAFSTDYRVFFSEDNPQLNAFETLQNTYTKNDNVMIAIEPRQGGVFTAETMKIVKELTEASWQIPYSIRVDSVTNYQHTRAEEDDLIVADLVKNPGKMGAEEFKSVKDIALTEPLLIGRLVNKTASITGVNTTVNLPGKANEETPEVVTFVRDMVEKFRAKYPDTNFYMTGVVFMNNAFDEAGRGDMMTLIPIMYSLVIILLWWMLRSFFSMLTTILVVAFSVMTGMGLAGYVGILLTPIAANAPIIILTLGVADSIHILTTMLHEMRMGKSKRDAIAESLRVNHQPVFITSVTTAIGFLSLNFSDSPPFQDLGNIVAIGVMAAYAYSVTLLPALMTILPVKVRPLPESGRLPVDWLADRVIAKRRQWFFGMMAFVLVLVAMTPRIEIDERFNEYFDKRFDFRNDNDYVVANLTGFESIEYSLKAADSGGIADPEYLKTVDKFAEWYRAQPHVMYVGTLTDIMKRLNKNMHGDDPAWYKLPDRRDLAAQYLLLYELSLPFGLDLNNQINVDKSAIRFTAVLDNISTREGLELEERAQTWLRENAPASMEGPGASPLIMFSHIAMRNVEAMMNGAVLALILISAILVMALRSMKFGLVSIVPNLMPIAMTFGIWAVTVKYVGLSVSVVAPVALGIIVDDTVHFLSKYLRARRERKATPAEAVRYSFHTVGTALGITSLVLAIGFSVLGYSGFTMNVHLGVMTVIAIVCALAADFLFLPPLLMKLEGKDHEKFHSGFSKSDAVNPGLAPGGKG; translated from the coding sequence ATGAACAACAACGTCCAGCCAACTTCAAAATTTGCCAGCTTCGTCATTTCCTGGCGTTGGATGGTCATCCTCCTGATGCTGGTCCTGATCGGAATTTCGGCAAGTGGCGGACGCTTCCTCGCCTTTTCGACCGACTACCGGGTGTTCTTCAGCGAGGACAACCCCCAGCTCAACGCATTCGAAACCCTGCAGAACACCTACACGAAAAACGACAACGTCATGATCGCCATTGAGCCCAGGCAGGGTGGGGTGTTCACGGCGGAAACCATGAAGATCGTAAAGGAACTGACGGAAGCTTCCTGGCAGATTCCTTACTCCATCCGCGTCGACTCGGTGACCAACTATCAGCACACCCGCGCAGAGGAAGACGACCTGATTGTCGCGGACCTCGTAAAGAATCCGGGAAAGATGGGGGCCGAAGAATTTAAAAGTGTCAAAGACATTGCGCTCACGGAACCGCTTCTGATCGGTCGCCTGGTCAACAAGACCGCTTCCATCACCGGGGTTAACACAACCGTCAACCTTCCGGGTAAAGCCAATGAGGAAACGCCCGAGGTAGTGACTTTCGTCCGTGACATGGTGGAAAAATTTCGCGCCAAGTACCCGGACACCAATTTTTACATGACCGGCGTTGTGTTCATGAACAATGCGTTTGATGAGGCGGGTCGCGGCGACATGATGACGTTGATCCCCATCATGTATTCGCTGGTCATCATCCTGTTGTGGTGGATGCTGCGTTCATTTTTCTCGATGCTGACCACCATTCTGGTGGTGGCGTTTTCAGTTATGACCGGTATGGGCCTGGCAGGTTATGTGGGGATATTGCTGACACCCATTGCGGCCAATGCGCCGATCATCATCCTGACGCTGGGCGTTGCAGACAGTATCCATATACTCACTACCATGCTGCACGAGATGCGGATGGGTAAGAGCAAGCGCGATGCCATCGCCGAGTCGTTGCGCGTCAACCACCAGCCGGTCTTCATCACCAGTGTGACCACCGCTATTGGTTTCCTCAGCTTGAACTTCAGTGACTCGCCGCCGTTTCAGGATCTCGGTAACATCGTCGCCATCGGTGTGATGGCAGCCTATGCGTATTCAGTCACCCTGTTGCCTGCATTGATGACGATCCTGCCGGTTAAAGTCAGGCCATTACCGGAATCGGGTCGACTGCCTGTGGACTGGCTGGCCGACCGTGTAATCGCCAAACGCCGTCAATGGTTTTTCGGGATGATGGCCTTTGTGCTGGTGCTGGTGGCGATGACGCCGCGTATCGAAATTGACGAACGATTCAATGAATACTTCGACAAGCGTTTTGATTTTCGCAACGACAACGATTACGTCGTCGCCAACCTGACGGGTTTCGAATCGATTGAATACTCGCTGAAGGCGGCGGACTCCGGCGGAATTGCTGATCCGGAATATCTCAAGACAGTGGACAAGTTTGCAGAGTGGTATCGTGCCCAGCCGCATGTGATGTACGTCGGCACATTGACCGATATCATGAAGCGTCTCAACAAGAACATGCACGGCGATGATCCGGCCTGGTACAAATTACCGGACCGGCGTGACCTCGCGGCTCAATACCTGCTGCTGTATGAGTTGTCGCTCCCCTTTGGGCTGGACCTGAACAACCAGATCAATGTGGACAAGTCCGCCATCCGCTTCACTGCTGTGCTGGATAATATTTCCACACGGGAAGGCCTGGAGCTCGAAGAACGGGCGCAGACCTGGTTGCGCGAAAATGCTCCGGCGAGCATGGAGGGTCCGGGGGCGAGTCCGTTGATCATGTTCTCGCATATCGCCATGCGCAATGTGGAGGCGATGATGAACGGTGCTGTGCTGGCTCTGATATTGATCTCCGCCATTCTCGTGATGGCACTCAGGAGTATGAAGTTTGGACTGGTGAGTATTGTTCCCAACCTGATGCCGATTGCGATGACGTTCGGTATCTGGGCGGTGACGGTGAAGTATGTCGGCCTTTCGGTTTCGGTAGTGGCTCCGGTTGCACTCGGGATCATTGTCGACGACACCGTGCATTTTCTGAGTAAGTACCTGCGCGCCAGGCGGGAACGTAAGGCCACGCCAGCCGAAGCGGTGCGTTATTCGTTCCACACTGTTGGCACCGCACTTGGGATCACCTCGCTGGTGCTGGCGATCGGGTTTTCTGTTTTAGGGTATTCGGGTTTTACGATGAATGTTCATCTGGGGGTGATGACGGTTATTGCCATCGTCTGTGCTTTGGCGGCGGACTTCCTGTTCCTGCCCCCATTACTTATGAAACTGGAGGGAAAAGATCATGAGAAATTTCATTCTGGTTTTAGCAAGTCTGATGCTGTTAACCCCGGTCTCGCTCCTGGCGGGAAAGGGTGA
- a CDS encoding outer membrane lipoprotein-sorting protein, translated as MKYLLTVLTLAGLLVPAGVLAESPEEKGLAIAVEDDKRDNGFQDYQADMVMVLTNRSGEEARRQIHTKNMEVKDDGDKSLVIFNEPRDVKGTALLNFSHKTETDDQWLYLPALKRVKRISSANKSGSFMGSEFAYEDITSQEVEKYTYKWLRDEEMDGLPVFVFERYPAYEYSGYTRQIVWLDKKEYRPLKIEYYDKKKTLLKTQTFGGYKQYLDKYWYPDEMHMENHQTGKKTTLFWSNYKFRVGFKSRDFNKNSLKRAR; from the coding sequence ATGAAATATCTGCTGACCGTGCTGACCCTGGCGGGACTGCTCGTCCCCGCCGGGGTTCTCGCTGAATCTCCCGAGGAAAAGGGACTGGCGATAGCTGTTGAAGACGATAAACGCGATAACGGGTTCCAGGATTACCAGGCCGACATGGTGATGGTGTTGACCAACCGCTCCGGAGAAGAAGCGAGGCGCCAGATTCACACCAAGAACATGGAAGTGAAAGACGATGGCGATAAATCACTGGTCATCTTCAACGAACCGCGCGATGTCAAAGGTACGGCTCTGCTCAATTTCTCCCATAAAACCGAAACCGACGATCAGTGGTTGTACCTGCCCGCACTCAAACGCGTCAAGCGCATCAGCTCCGCCAACAAATCCGGCTCATTCATGGGCAGTGAGTTTGCGTATGAAGACATCACCAGCCAGGAAGTGGAGAAGTATACGTACAAGTGGCTGCGTGACGAGGAAATGGACGGCCTGCCCGTGTTTGTTTTCGAACGTTACCCCGCTTATGAATACTCAGGCTACACCCGGCAGATCGTGTGGCTGGACAAGAAAGAATACCGTCCGCTGAAAATTGAATATTATGATAAGAAGAAAACGTTGCTCAAGACGCAGACTTTCGGCGGCTACAAGCAGTATCTCGACAAATACTGGTATCCCGATGAGATGCACATGGAGAACCACCAGACCGGCAAAAAGACGACACTATTCTGGTCGAACTACAAATTCCGGGTCGGCTTCAAATCCCGCGACTTCAACAAGAACAGTTTAAAAAGAGCGAGATAG
- a CDS encoding serpin family protein: protein MASDQTPFQPEALKPLASGSNAFGLKLLQSIEEKNTNCALSPISIACALGMLYLGAEDRTAQQLAEVLGFSKTPSEVETWFHNLQAYANILSHAGDPSVDSDSQLLVDEASGDLVLKLANAIWGQKEYPFRPEYIERVKKAFSAHVENMQFLPTPEVAIEMINQWVSKHTHGRIREIMDENLPWGFVRLILTNALYFKGSWEHQFNEADNAKEPFNLADGSTGEAEFMRQEETFGYYHSEEKDFKALEMKYVYGSLSMMVILPGKNDGLPTLEKWLTGERLEKLCKKMRWKPVKVIFPKFLIENQFSLNETLTALGAGDVFDQGKADIPGIAEIEPVWVSEVLHKVWIDVNEKGTEAAAVTAVMTAMGIDDSEPPAPEVFCADHPFLFCIRDRATGLVYFLGRVVSP from the coding sequence ATGGCCTCCGATCAAACACCGTTCCAACCCGAGGCACTGAAACCCCTCGCATCTGGAAGCAACGCCTTTGGGCTGAAACTTCTTCAATCCATTGAAGAAAAAAATACCAATTGCGCCCTGTCTCCCATCAGTATTGCCTGCGCACTCGGCATGTTGTACCTGGGAGCGGAAGACCGGACTGCACAACAGCTTGCCGAAGTCCTCGGTTTTTCAAAAACCCCTTCGGAGGTCGAAACCTGGTTCCACAACCTGCAGGCTTATGCAAACATCCTGAGCCACGCGGGCGACCCATCCGTAGATTCTGACTCCCAGTTGCTTGTTGATGAGGCCTCCGGCGATCTGGTACTGAAGCTGGCCAATGCCATATGGGGACAAAAGGAATATCCCTTCCGCCCGGAATACATCGAACGTGTAAAGAAAGCCTTCTCGGCCCATGTCGAGAACATGCAGTTTCTTCCCACGCCAGAAGTCGCCATCGAAATGATCAACCAGTGGGTGAGCAAACACACTCACGGACGCATCCGGGAAATCATGGATGAAAACCTGCCTTGGGGATTCGTCCGCCTCATTCTGACCAATGCCCTTTACTTCAAAGGATCCTGGGAGCACCAGTTTAATGAAGCCGACAATGCAAAAGAACCGTTTAACCTTGCAGACGGCAGCACCGGCGAAGCGGAATTCATGAGGCAGGAGGAAACATTCGGCTACTACCACAGCGAGGAAAAGGATTTTAAAGCGCTGGAAATGAAATACGTTTATGGAAGCCTGAGCATGATGGTCATCCTGCCCGGAAAAAACGATGGACTGCCCACACTCGAAAAATGGCTGACCGGGGAACGGCTGGAAAAACTTTGCAAAAAAATGCGGTGGAAACCGGTCAAAGTAATCTTCCCAAAATTTTTAATCGAAAACCAGTTTAGTTTAAATGAAACCCTGACCGCCCTGGGCGCAGGAGATGTGTTTGATCAGGGCAAGGCGGACATCCCGGGGATTGCAGAAATCGAACCGGTCTGGGTGAGCGAGGTCCTGCACAAGGTGTGGATTGATGTGAATGAAAAAGGAACCGAAGCCGCCGCTGTTACTGCCGTCATGACCGCAATGGGAATCGACGACAGCGAACCTCCGGCCCCAGAAGTTTTCTGCGCCGATCATCCCTTCCTGTTCTGCATCCGCGACCGCGCCACCGGCCTGGTCTATTTTTTAGGGCGGGTTGTATCGCCATGA
- a CDS encoding flagellar assembly protein FliW: MTYQSSRLGTFEIKDEEILKFPEGLYGFEGEKQFAMLPFDAKVECPLQWLQSLKNPDLAFVVTDPFVYVPDYRPQLSPEEKACIGATEKDALCTLVIVRIPQDFTKMTANLVAPVVINTRTLVGKQCVLSNPAYDTAHFLLPEDVRKGQTAQMA; this comes from the coding sequence ATGACTTATCAATCCTCGCGCCTTGGAACATTCGAGATAAAAGACGAAGAAATTCTGAAATTCCCGGAAGGCCTCTATGGCTTCGAGGGAGAGAAACAATTTGCCATGCTACCATTCGACGCCAAAGTCGAATGTCCCTTGCAATGGCTGCAATCACTGAAAAACCCGGACCTGGCTTTCGTGGTCACGGACCCCTTCGTCTACGTTCCGGATTACCGTCCCCAACTGTCACCGGAAGAAAAAGCCTGCATCGGTGCTACCGAAAAAGACGCCCTGTGCACGCTGGTGATCGTCAGGATTCCGCAGGATTTCACGAAAATGACAGCCAACCTCGTTGCCCCGGTTGTCATCAACACGCGCACCCTGGTTGGGAAACAGTGCGTGTTGTCCAATCCCGCTTATGACACCGCCCACTTCCTTCTCCCGGAAGACGTCCGCAAAGGCCAGACCGCCCAGATGGCATAA
- the csrA gene encoding carbon storage regulator CsrA, with product MLVLTRKIGESIKINEDVKITVIDIKGRNIRLGIEAPRETKIYREEVFNKIKDENVSAASSTEFDPSQVSQLIKNKLKP from the coding sequence ATGCTTGTGCTTACACGGAAGATAGGCGAGAGCATTAAAATTAATGAAGATGTGAAAATAACCGTTATAGATATTAAAGGGCGGAACATCCGTCTCGGCATCGAAGCCCCCCGGGAGACCAAAATCTACCGGGAAGAGGTTTTCAACAAGATCAAGGATGAAAATGTATCGGCCGCATCATCAACCGAGTTTGACCCGTCACAGGTCTCACAATTGATAAAAAATAAATTAAAACCATGA
- a CDS encoding DUF2155 domain-containing protein — protein sequence MDTIKNTLSWTLLGACMLLLAACGEQGNENVPTDVAPKSPIDGAQMTSLSEGSKTQNGPPSEVMRQAEGSSSDIEGHPEVDPNQNAVTREVVVPPAVDGKWKAVKIMVRNKVDEEKSKMQMVDLGSSFMIDGAPLKVTVGPFLPNFVMDKAVYTSGGNELANPAVRLVVEEGDKTLFEGWAFAKFPGMYAFEHETYSLQLMDFIPVNTS from the coding sequence ATGGATACTATAAAGAATACATTGTCATGGACTTTATTGGGGGCCTGCATGTTGCTCCTGGCGGCCTGTGGTGAACAGGGAAATGAAAACGTGCCAACAGATGTAGCGCCTAAATCTCCGATTGATGGCGCGCAAATGACCAGCTTGTCTGAGGGATCCAAAACACAGAACGGTCCCCCCAGTGAAGTCATGCGTCAGGCGGAAGGTTCAAGTTCCGATATCGAGGGTCACCCGGAAGTTGATCCAAACCAAAATGCCGTCACGCGTGAAGTGGTGGTGCCGCCTGCTGTTGACGGTAAATGGAAAGCAGTCAAGATCATGGTCCGCAACAAGGTGGACGAGGAAAAAAGCAAAATGCAAATGGTCGACCTCGGTTCAAGTTTTATGATCGACGGCGCACCACTCAAGGTAACGGTCGGTCCCTTCCTGCCAAACTTCGTGATGGATAAGGCGGTTTACACCTCCGGCGGCAATGAACTGGCCAATCCGGCAGTTCGTCTGGTGGTTGAAGAAGGCGACAAGACTCTGTTTGAAGGCTGGGCCTTTGCCAAGTTTCCGGGGATGTATGCCTTTGAGCACGAAACCTATTCCCTGCAGTTGATGGATTTTATCCCGGTTAATACCAGTTGA
- a CDS encoding GAF domain-containing protein, with protein MNLDGFEVEKWKAPVNLLAKLLGVSTVLLTKYEKPFIEVLVSSESEGNPIKEGIRVGEGESFCGETARKNTELQIPNSRKDPKWEDNPILDKGMIAYIGLPLLLPDGKVFGTLCVLDNKENNFNEDYRELLRQFRDMVEAQLKLVYRKNQVVQRNLDLEMIQNDLIETSRLLKEKNESLEDFVNFVSHDLKEPIRKIKYFGGQARNETETENCRDKLSKVLNAADRMEKLIDSFLELSRINSNGIQFERTDLNTVVMGVLDNLETLLGKNQVLVEAGNLPVLEAHSIYIAQMFQNLLINAVKFKKEGQSGVVKIKSFCRPDGGYDIHIEDDGVGFDMKYADKIFEPLAKLKSPSSKDGSGLGLAIVRKVVQCHGGSIRAESNPGEGAVFVISFPAYHPR; from the coding sequence ATGAATCTTGACGGTTTTGAAGTTGAAAAGTGGAAGGCTCCGGTAAATTTACTGGCAAAACTGTTGGGGGTATCCACGGTCCTTCTCACGAAATATGAAAAACCTTTTATTGAAGTTTTAGTTTCTTCGGAATCCGAAGGGAACCCGATAAAGGAAGGAATTCGGGTTGGAGAAGGTGAAAGTTTTTGCGGAGAAACTGCACGAAAAAATACTGAATTACAGATTCCTAATTCTAGAAAGGATCCCAAATGGGAAGACAACCCTATCCTGGATAAGGGAATGATCGCCTATATTGGGCTGCCACTTTTATTGCCGGACGGTAAGGTCTTCGGAACTCTATGTGTTCTGGATAATAAGGAAAATAATTTTAATGAGGATTATCGGGAACTGTTGAGGCAGTTCAGGGATATGGTGGAAGCCCAGCTTAAGCTGGTATATAGAAAAAACCAGGTGGTGCAAAGAAACCTTGATCTCGAAATGATTCAGAATGATTTGATTGAAACCTCCAGGCTGTTAAAGGAGAAAAATGAAAGTCTTGAAGATTTCGTGAATTTTGTTTCGCATGATTTAAAAGAGCCAATTCGAAAAATAAAATACTTTGGTGGACAGGCTCGGAATGAAACTGAAACAGAAAACTGCCGGGATAAATTGAGCAAGGTCTTGAACGCAGCAGACAGAATGGAAAAGTTGATAGACAGTTTTCTGGAGTTGTCGCGTATCAATTCCAATGGAATCCAGTTTGAAAGAACTGATTTAAACACAGTTGTCATGGGGGTTTTGGATAATCTCGAAACTCTTCTTGGGAAAAACCAGGTGCTGGTAGAGGCAGGAAACCTCCCGGTCCTGGAAGCGCATTCCATATATATTGCTCAAATGTTTCAAAATCTGTTGATCAATGCGGTAAAGTTCAAAAAAGAAGGACAATCCGGTGTAGTAAAAATCAAAAGTTTTTGTCGGCCAGACGGAGGGTATGACATACATATAGAGGATGATGGTGTTGGGTTTGATATGAAATACGCTGACAAAATTTTTGAACCTTTGGCAAAACTCAAGAGTCCTTCTTCAAAGGATGGTTCTGGTCTGGGACTTGCGATTGTCAGAAAAGTGGTGCAATGCCATGGAGGCTCAATCAGGGCGGAAAGTAACCCCGGAGAAGGAGCCGTTTTCGTTATTTCCTTTCCGGCTTACCATCCCCGTTAG
- a CDS encoding beta-ketoacyl-[acyl-carrier-protein] synthase family protein, which produces MPNQVVVTGLGLITSIGNNKAQVTESLRELRHGFENITFMDNPRIPVKVVGSIKEFDTSSPNWVEWKYPEHFNLDVDYLKSLSPHGLHCLCAMLHAVEDSGLKEEEVASTETGLFASSAGSTFMMRNNLESLIATNGMRINPMSVVASVSGTLNFNLGAYFGIRGGNCGFVSACASSSHAIGYGFDEIYLGRHKRIFVVGGEDLTAETYLPFNGMRALSRNPDPDTASRPFDKKRDGFVGTGGGVAMVLENKEDAVKRGANIYAELVNWGQASDGYNIAMPHPEGSGLTLAMKNALKAAKLKPEDVDYVNAHATSTPPGDRSEALSLVNIFGTDKDKRPAVSSTKALTGHGLSMAGVMEAAFSVISIKEGFIPGAAHISEPDPLCEHITLPKETLDQAPKNVISNSSGFGGSNVCLVFKKWDG; this is translated from the coding sequence ATGCCAAACCAGGTCGTTGTCACCGGTTTGGGCCTCATCACAAGCATAGGAAATAACAAGGCCCAGGTCACTGAAAGCTTACGCGAGTTACGCCACGGATTCGAGAACATCACGTTCATGGACAACCCTCGAATTCCCGTTAAAGTTGTTGGATCCATCAAGGAATTCGATACGTCCTCACCCAACTGGGTGGAGTGGAAATACCCGGAACATTTCAATCTTGATGTCGATTACCTGAAATCGCTGTCTCCACACGGTCTACATTGCCTGTGCGCTATGTTACATGCGGTGGAAGACTCCGGATTGAAAGAAGAAGAGGTCGCTTCCACTGAAACTGGTTTGTTCGCATCATCCGCCGGATCAACTTTTATGATGCGGAACAATCTGGAAAGCCTGATTGCTACCAATGGAATGCGGATCAATCCGATGAGCGTCGTCGCTTCGGTCTCCGGTACTCTCAATTTTAATCTCGGGGCCTACTTTGGCATCCGTGGAGGAAACTGCGGATTTGTTTCTGCCTGTGCATCAAGCAGCCATGCTATTGGCTACGGGTTTGATGAGATTTATCTGGGACGACACAAAAGAATTTTTGTGGTTGGCGGAGAGGATCTGACTGCGGAGACTTATCTGCCATTTAACGGAATGCGGGCGTTGTCCCGCAACCCGGACCCCGATACAGCCTCGCGTCCCTTTGATAAAAAGAGGGATGGGTTTGTGGGCACCGGAGGGGGAGTGGCCATGGTCCTGGAAAATAAAGAAGATGCGGTTAAGCGCGGTGCCAACATATACGCGGAATTGGTGAATTGGGGGCAGGCCTCCGATGGGTACAACATCGCCATGCCGCATCCGGAAGGCAGCGGACTGACACTCGCGATGAAAAATGCACTCAAAGCCGCGAAGTTGAAACCGGAAGACGTGGACTATGTAAACGCCCACGCCACCAGCACACCACCGGGTGATCGCTCGGAAGCTCTTTCACTGGTCAATATCTTTGGAACTGACAAGGATAAGCGTCCGGCGGTGAGCAGTACCAAGGCGCTCACCGGGCATGGACTTTCCATGGCTGGCGTAATGGAAGCGGCGTTCAGTGTGATATCAATCAAGGAAGGATTTATCCCCGGCGCGGCACACATCTCGGAACCCGATCCGTTATGCGAACACATCACACTTCCCAAAGAAACCCTGGATCAGGCCCCGAAGAATGTGATCAGCAACAGCAGCGGCTTCGGCGGCAGTAACGTCTGCCTCGTTTTCAAAAAATGGGATGGGTGA